A part of Larimichthys crocea isolate SSNF chromosome VII, L_crocea_2.0, whole genome shotgun sequence genomic DNA contains:
- the LOC109141194 gene encoding complement C1q and tumor necrosis factor-related protein 9 has translation MDLGNTSSLHQTVLQMTKTLTTTSSEVMAYEPGRGDNLPSTGTVAFTAKLNVDDSYPCHSGVLKFTTVLVNEGEGYSPDTGIFSCPVDGFYHFTVHVSVYGRGQCAIFKNREKVVSLYHTSLPDKCSQVASMSSVIKLSKQDEVWVNIWGPGRNDIFATQDNDTVFTGVRLG, from the exons ACACTCACTACGACATCATCAGAAGTCATGGCTTATGAACCAGGACGTGGAGACAACCTTCCTTCAACAG GTACTGTAGCCTTCACAGCGAAGCTGAATGTCGATGACAGCTATCCCTGTCACTCTGGAGTCCTGAAGTTTACCACTGTGCTGGTCAACGAGGGAGAAGGTTACAGTCCTGACACAGGCATCTTCTCCTGTCCTGTGGATGGCTTCTATCACTTCAccgtgcatgtgtctgtgtatggGCGTGGGCAGTGTGCAATATTCAAAAACAGGGAGAAAGTAGTGTCTCTGTATCACACCTCTCTCCCTGATAAGTGTAGCCAAGTGGCCAGTATGAGCAGTGtgatcaaactgtcaaaacaagACGAGGTCTGGGTGAATATCTGGGGGCCTGGCAGAAATGATATTTTTGCAACTCAAGATAATGACACTGTCTTTACTGGGGTTCGTTTGGGTTAA